The Amycolatopsis sp. NBC_01480 genome segment GGTTGCCGGGTGACCACGCGGGTCTCGCTTCGCACGATCCGGCGCCGTCGCTCGCGGCGGGCCTGCGGATCCGGCCACTCGCCGACGCTGTGGCGGGTGCGCTCGACACGGAACGGGCGCTTGGCCTCGATCGCGAACGGCGCTCGGGGTTGTCTTCGGCAGAGGAAGCGGAAGTGTTGGCTGGGCTGTGAAACGGTGCGTCGATCGTCTGTAGTGGACTGTCGTGGATCTAGTCCTCAGTGGACGAATCAGCTGGCGGCGAGCCACTTCGCGCGTGCACCGGGGCCCTGCACCCAGCAGCCGCCGGACGGGGCGTCGGCCTGCTCGTCGTCGGGCAGGGCGAGCAGCTGGGGGAACACCTCGGCGGCGGTGCCGGTCGTGCGCCACAGCCAGGTCCGCGGGGTGAGCACCTGCTCCTCGGTGCCGGGCAGGCGCGCGGCGGTGACGTCGTCCTCGGCGTTGAGCCGGATCACGTCCACCACCGAACCGTGGGCCCGCACGCCGACGACGGCGAGCACCTCGCCCTGTGCGTCGGCCGGGTGCACGAACTGGTAACCGCGGGAGATCAGTTCCCGGAGGCCGGCCTCGACGTCGAACGGAGCTGGCTCGGTCATGGCGCCCGCCTTCCGGTCCGGTGTGTGCCGCCGTGGCCACGGCGTTCGCTTCGTCCCCTTGATGATCGGGACGCTAGCACGCTCACCCATTAGAGTGAGTGGACGTACTTTGTTTTCTAGCCGAAAGTTTGATGTTCTGTAGAAGTCGTGACACCTTCAGCAAAAGTGCACTCACCGGTACCCGAACCGCGCGGGTTGGCTGGTTCGACAAGATCGCGACGTTTCTGTCTTTGACCGTAGAGTGACACTTTGCTCGACAAGTGTCACCACGGTCGAGTGGCAAGCCTGTTGGCAACCTGGCAAAGACGGCTAGCCTGGATGCCGTCGCGCCGGGTTCCGGGAACGCGCCGATGCCCGGCCGGTCCGTGGTCGATCGTGCCGCTCCTGCCGCCGACATCACCTGGGGTCCGTGATGGTCCAGTACACGCTGGTCGTCGGTGGTCTGCCGCTGGCCGGCGCGCCCGCCTACCTGGCCTTTCTGCTGCACCGGCGCCGCTGGGGCACCGCCCGCCCGCCACTGTCGGCCGACGAACTGCGCGCGGTCGCCGACGTGCTGCCCCGGACCCGCCCCGTCCTCCCGCCCGCTGAGGACTCCGGCGTGCCGATGGCGGAGCAATGCGAGCCGTGCCTGAGCCGCCAGGCGCCGGTCATCCCCGCGCCCCGCCGCCCGGAATCCGTCCCGGTGGAACGCGCCGGAGTCGCCTGACCCCCGGCGTCAGCGCGCCCTTCGCGGCGCCCCGAACCGAGCCGGAACGCCGGGGGAGAACAACACACTCACCGGTTCCCCGCTCACCGGTACACCCGCGGCGGCCACCAATTCGTCGGAAAGGTGCAGCAGCGTCGCGCGGTGCAGGGGCCACTGCGGATGGTCGTTGGGCACGTACAACGTGCGGCCGTGCCAGCTGACGTGCAGGCCCCAGCGCGCGGTCAGGAACTGCTCCAGCTCTGTGGGCTCCTGGATCGTCGGCCCAGTTCGCACCGTCAGCGTGCTTTCCGTGCCCCGCCACCGCGTCCGGCGGCGGTAAGTGAACACGTCGCCGTCCCGGCGAAGGCGCATCGACGACCACCGATACGGCAGTGAGAACCCCAGCCGCCCGGCCAGCGCCGGAACAAGCCGCGCCGCGTCCAGCGACCGGAACACCACCCCGCGCCGACCGGCGGCGTCCACCGAGTAGAGCCGCACGTTCGTCTCGCAGAAGCTCCCGAAGTACGGCACCGCCGGCCCGCCGAACGGCCGCACGCGGTCCATCCGAAACGGCACGAGCCCGACGTAGGTGACCCCGCCCAGCACGTCCGGCCGCGTCCCCGCCGGAAGCAGCCCCGCTACCGCCGCCGGCTCCACCGCCCAGTGCACGAACGTCAGG includes the following:
- a CDS encoding YqjF family protein is translated as MDDVVEPISVTSPRRVGRGVLAQWWRDLTFVHWAVEPAAVAGLLPAGTRPDVLGGVTYVGLVPFRMDRVRPFGGPAVPYFGSFCETNVRLYSVDAAGRRGVVFRSLDAARLVPALAGRLGFSLPYRWSSMRLRRDGDVFTYRRRTRWRGTESTLTVRTGPTIQEPTELEQFLTARWGLHVSWHGRTLYVPNDHPQWPLHRATLLHLSDELVAAAGVPVSGEPVSVLFSPGVPARFGAPRRAR